The Desmonostoc muscorum LEGE 12446 genome includes a region encoding these proteins:
- a CDS encoding XisI protein: MGNLEQYRQLICNILTEHTKIPYSYGNIQHETIFDKEQDRYLVMIVGREPVPELSPTATRRVHGCLIHVDIIDGKIWIQRDGTEEGIATEFVRAGIPKDRIVLGFRSEELRKDSEFAVA, encoded by the coding sequence ATGGGTAATCTAGAGCAATACAGACAGCTAATTTGTAACATTCTTACCGAACATACCAAGATTCCTTACTCTTATGGCAATATTCAGCATGAAACTATTTTTGATAAAGAACAGGATCGATATTTGGTGATGATTGTTGGTCGAGAACCAGTGCCAGAACTCTCTCCAACTGCAACTCGCCGCGTGCATGGCTGCCTGATTCACGTTGATATTATTGATGGTAAAATTTGGATTCAACGTGATGGTACAGAAGAGGGAATTGCAACAGAATTTGTCAGGGCAGGTATACCAAAGGATCGGATTGTGTTAGGATTCCGGTCTGAGGAACTCAGGAAAGATTCAGAATTTGCTGTTGCATAA
- a CDS encoding element excision factor XisH family protein, whose protein sequence is MPARDRYHQNLKNALIKDGWTITDDPFHLKWGKKDLYVDLGAEKLLIAEKGTQKIAVEIKTFSGDSEVADLEQAIGQYFTYLAVMTRNHPDRVLYIAVHEDIFTDIFEEEPLGKLILEDYKIPLIVFNPKQEVIVRWVI, encoded by the coding sequence ATGCCAGCTAGAGACCGCTATCACCAAAACTTAAAGAATGCCTTAATTAAAGATGGCTGGACAATTACCGACGACCCTTTTCATCTGAAATGGGGTAAAAAAGATTTGTACGTTGATTTGGGAGCTGAAAAATTACTCATAGCAGAAAAAGGAACCCAGAAGATTGCTGTTGAAATTAAGACCTTCAGCGGTGACTCAGAAGTGGCAGACCTCGAACAGGCAATTGGTCAGTATTTTACTTACCTTGCTGTCATGACTCGTAATCATCCAGATAGAGTTTTGTATATTGCTGTTCATGAGGATATTTTTACTGACATTTTTGAGGAAGAGCCACTTGGTAAACTTATATTGGAAGACTACAAAATTCCTCTGATCGTTTTTAATCCAAAGCAGGAGGTTATAGTCCGATGGGTAATCTAG